In one window of Dyella thiooxydans DNA:
- a CDS encoding MATE family efflux transporter translates to MTAFRPDRARIAHEVGATVRLALPLIAAQLAAIGSNVIDAVLSGHYSTHVLGAVAVGANVWSLAIVTGIGLMMAVPPSVAQLDGAGRRHEVGALFRQALWLALLTGVVLWFAVRHASPLFAWIGVTPDLRVDVDAFLHAISWGAPALTCYFALRGLSEGLSLTRPSMFFSMAGLVLLVPLGYVFMFGRLGLPPQGARGCGMATALALWLELAGFATYVLRHPNYRGLGLVDHFEWPDWRRIAELLHVGGPMAVSLLAEAGLFVAVALGISRLGDTVMASHQVAINVASLFFMVPLGLAMAITVRVGNAVGRGDAVGVRYAGFCGIGLSLVTQLVSAAVMFGLPHRIAGLYTHQREVIDLAAQLLLLAGVFQFSDGIQVASNGALRGLKDTRVPMAITLFSYWGVGMPVGWWLAFHQGLGARGMWMGLIAGLSASAVLLFTRFWRSARRGRWVGAPQPDHPHMTAPVQAGTLPLDP, encoded by the coding sequence ATGACCGCTTTCCGTCCCGACCGCGCGCGCATCGCGCACGAAGTCGGCGCCACCGTACGCCTTGCCCTGCCGCTGATCGCCGCCCAGCTGGCGGCGATCGGTTCCAACGTGATCGATGCGGTGCTTTCCGGTCACTACAGCACCCACGTCCTCGGTGCGGTGGCGGTGGGCGCCAACGTGTGGTCGCTGGCCATCGTCACCGGAATCGGGCTGATGATGGCCGTGCCGCCCTCGGTGGCCCAGCTCGACGGCGCCGGGCGTCGCCACGAGGTCGGCGCACTGTTCCGCCAGGCGCTGTGGCTGGCGCTGCTGACCGGGGTGGTGCTGTGGTTCGCGGTGAGGCATGCCAGCCCCCTGTTTGCCTGGATCGGCGTCACCCCGGACCTGCGCGTCGACGTGGATGCTTTCCTGCACGCGATCAGCTGGGGTGCGCCGGCGCTGACCTGCTACTTCGCGCTGCGCGGTCTGTCCGAGGGCCTGTCGCTGACCCGGCCGTCGATGTTCTTCAGCATGGCTGGACTGGTGCTGCTGGTGCCGCTGGGCTACGTGTTCATGTTCGGCAGGCTGGGTCTTCCGCCACAGGGCGCGCGTGGTTGCGGCATGGCCACGGCGCTGGCGCTCTGGCTCGAGCTGGCCGGCTTTGCGACCTACGTGCTGCGCCATCCCAACTACCGGGGGCTGGGGCTGGTCGATCATTTCGAGTGGCCCGACTGGCGCCGTATCGCCGAACTGCTGCACGTGGGCGGGCCGATGGCGGTGAGCCTGCTGGCCGAGGCCGGCCTGTTCGTCGCAGTGGCGCTGGGTATCAGCCGGCTCGGCGACACGGTCATGGCCAGCCACCAGGTGGCGATCAACGTCGCCTCACTGTTCTTCATGGTCCCGCTGGGCCTGGCGATGGCGATCACCGTGCGGGTCGGCAATGCGGTGGGACGTGGCGACGCGGTCGGTGTGCGCTATGCGGGCTTCTGCGGGATCGGACTGAGCCTGGTCACGCAACTGGTGTCGGCGGCGGTGATGTTCGGCCTGCCGCATCGCATTGCCGGGCTCTATACGCACCAGCGGGAGGTGATCGACCTGGCCGCGCAGTTGTTGCTGCTGGCAGGCGTGTTCCAGTTTTCCGACGGCATCCAGGTGGCGTCCAACGGCGCACTGCGCGGTCTGAAGGACACCCGGGTACCGATGGCCATCACCCTGTTCTCCTATTGGGGCGTCGGCATGCCGGTCGGCTGGTGGCTGGCCTTCCACCAGGGCTTGGGCGCGCGCGGCATGTGGATGGGCCTCATCGCCGGCCTCAGCGCTTCGGCCGTTCTGCTGTTCACCCGGTTCTGGCGGAGCGCCCGGCGTGGCCGCTGGGTCGGCGCGCCGCAGCCTGACCACCCACACATGACCGCGCCGGTGCAAGCCGGTACGCTGCCCCTCGACCCGTGA
- a CDS encoding DUF3667 domain-containing protein → MDQLDHATVVHCANCGTVMEGEFCHHCGQSVHSVLKPVHHMLEDGLDMFLHVDGRILHTLPPLVTRPGFLTLEYFAGRRQRYVAPFRLMFVLCLLCFFAFHLMADRLLDHAGNPAVAGKLVHQDTPNPFATDTTAADVRRHLDRQLASLHTAQASAGGIPGVDQGLGVAERRLRESADKRLVELKDAPAAVGAAAASSAGAAQVANDNKRSTDPDEAEWDRVEPVHIAWLPEFANARLTEFTRHLKLNFKTALHGRDASERQEARERMVAGFFSVLPQSMLVMIPLFALLLKVFYLFRRRLYMEHVIVALHSHAFLFVALLLVLMVGMLSTWLRPVAPWMTYPLGVVRFALIVWMFAYLLVMQKRIYRQGWAMTLVKYWFVGWCYFWLLLTVLGVALVLGAGH, encoded by the coding sequence ATGGACCAGCTCGACCACGCCACCGTCGTGCACTGCGCCAACTGCGGCACCGTGATGGAGGGTGAGTTCTGCCATCACTGCGGGCAATCGGTCCATAGCGTGCTCAAGCCGGTGCACCACATGCTGGAAGACGGCCTGGACATGTTCCTGCATGTCGACGGCCGCATCCTGCATACCCTGCCACCACTGGTCACCCGGCCGGGCTTCCTCACGCTGGAATACTTCGCCGGACGCCGCCAGCGCTACGTGGCGCCGTTCCGCCTGATGTTCGTGCTGTGCCTGCTGTGCTTCTTCGCCTTCCACCTGATGGCGGACCGGCTGCTCGACCACGCGGGCAACCCGGCGGTCGCCGGCAAGCTGGTCCACCAGGACACGCCGAATCCGTTCGCCACCGACACCACCGCGGCGGACGTGCGCCGGCACCTGGACCGCCAACTGGCCAGCCTGCACACCGCCCAGGCCAGCGCAGGAGGCATCCCGGGCGTGGACCAGGGATTGGGGGTGGCCGAGCGCAGGTTGCGCGAATCGGCCGACAAGCGACTGGTCGAGCTGAAGGACGCCCCCGCTGCCGTCGGCGCGGCCGCGGCCAGCAGCGCCGGGGCGGCACAGGTGGCGAACGACAACAAGCGCTCCACCGACCCCGACGAGGCGGAGTGGGACCGGGTCGAACCGGTGCACATCGCCTGGTTGCCGGAATTCGCCAACGCGCGCCTGACCGAATTCACGCGGCACCTCAAGCTCAACTTCAAGACGGCGCTCCACGGCCGCGACGCCAGCGAGCGGCAGGAGGCGCGCGAGCGGATGGTCGCCGGCTTCTTCAGCGTGCTGCCGCAGAGCATGCTGGTGATGATTCCGCTGTTCGCGCTGCTGCTGAAGGTGTTCTACCTGTTCCGGCGCAGGCTCTACATGGAACACGTGATCGTCGCCCTGCACAGCCACGCCTTCCTGTTCGTGGCGCTCCTGCTGGTCCTGATGGTCGGCATGCTGTCGACCTGGCTGCGCCCCGTGGCCCCGTGGATGACTTATCCACTCGGCGTCGTGCGGTTCGCGCTCATCGTCTGGATGTTCGCCTACCTGCTGGTGATGCAGAAGCGCATCTACCGGCAGGGCTGGGCGATGACGCTGGTGAAGTACTGGTTCGTGGGCTGGTGCTACTTCTGGCTGCTGCTCACGGTGCTCGGCGTCGCCCTGGTGCTGGGCGCCGGGCATTGA
- a CDS encoding primosomal protein N' produces the protein MSTAVRVALPVPLPTLFDYLPPADGRVMAGQRVLVPFGRGRQVGIVVDAAVTSERDDSRLKPVLQVLDDEPLLDGELLRTLAWAADYWLGAPGEAFAQALPLALREPRPLPEIAEEYWQLTPAGQQEHAAGRRRGGSRDLLGLLIKGPRHADELTASLPAWRTAARRLAAAHLVERCPPPAAPPRRQPPTSLPLSAEQRDAVTAVGEAFGRFQPFLLDGVTGSGKTEVYLALIEQALAEGRQSLLLVPEIGLAPQTLRRLRERLGVPVEVLHSNLAEGDRARAWLRARSGEAKVVLGTRSAVFAPLPRAGLILVDEEHDASYKQQEGFRYHARDLALVRARELGVPIVLGSATPSLETLANAASGRFRTLRLRTRPGAARPTPQVQIVDVRAQYLDHGLSPALLAAVSETVARGEQVLVFRNRRGYAPVLLCHACGWHADCPRCERPMTLHAGQRQLRCHHCDRHAPVPSHCPACGAGALWPQGHGTERLEEALGALFPEVPVRRIDRETTRRRDAFEHLLDELRQDGPAILVGTQMLAKGHDLPRLTLVAIVSIDEGLHSVDFRAGERLAQLLVQVAGRAGRADRTGRVLLQTHHPEHPLLRTLLASGYGTAAETLLAEREAVQLPPCSHQILLRADAHHRADVDTFLAAAAAALPNDPEVQLAGPMPAPMPLRAGRHRGQLLLESSSRARLHSVARPWRLQLGALPSSRRVRWSLDVDPIDLY, from the coding sequence ATGTCCACCGCCGTCCGCGTCGCCCTGCCCGTCCCGCTCCCGACCCTTTTCGACTATCTGCCACCGGCCGACGGCCGGGTCATGGCTGGCCAGCGCGTGCTGGTGCCGTTCGGGCGGGGGCGCCAGGTGGGTATCGTGGTCGACGCGGCCGTGACATCGGAACGGGATGACTCCCGGCTAAAGCCGGTGCTGCAAGTGCTGGATGACGAGCCGCTGCTGGACGGCGAGCTGCTGCGCACGCTGGCCTGGGCCGCCGATTACTGGCTGGGTGCACCGGGGGAAGCGTTCGCCCAGGCGTTGCCACTGGCGCTGCGCGAGCCGCGGCCGCTGCCGGAGATCGCCGAGGAATACTGGCAGCTCACGCCGGCCGGGCAACAGGAGCACGCCGCCGGCCGCCGGCGAGGCGGCAGCAGGGACCTGCTAGGCCTGCTGATCAAAGGGCCGCGCCACGCGGACGAGCTGACCGCCTCGCTGCCTGCGTGGCGGACCGCGGCACGTCGGCTGGCCGCCGCCCACCTGGTCGAGCGCTGCCCCCCGCCAGCTGCACCACCCCGACGACAACCGCCAACATCCCTGCCGCTGAGCGCGGAGCAGCGCGATGCGGTGACTGCCGTCGGTGAGGCCTTCGGACGTTTCCAGCCGTTCCTCCTCGATGGCGTCACCGGCAGCGGCAAGACCGAGGTGTACCTGGCATTGATCGAACAGGCACTCGCCGAAGGCCGGCAGAGCCTGCTGCTGGTGCCGGAGATCGGCCTGGCGCCGCAGACCCTGCGCCGGCTGCGCGAGCGCCTGGGCGTGCCGGTCGAGGTGCTGCACTCGAACCTGGCCGAGGGCGATCGGGCGCGGGCGTGGCTGCGCGCGCGCAGCGGCGAGGCCAAGGTGGTGCTGGGCACCCGTTCGGCGGTGTTCGCTCCGCTGCCGCGCGCCGGCCTGATCCTGGTCGACGAGGAACATGACGCCTCCTACAAGCAGCAGGAAGGCTTCCGTTACCATGCGCGTGACCTGGCATTGGTCCGTGCCCGAGAGCTAGGCGTGCCGATCGTGCTGGGCAGCGCCACGCCCTCGCTGGAGACGCTGGCCAACGCCGCCAGCGGGCGCTTCCGGACGCTGCGTCTTCGTACCCGACCTGGCGCCGCGCGGCCCACGCCGCAGGTGCAGATCGTCGACGTGCGCGCGCAGTATCTGGACCATGGGCTGTCGCCCGCGTTGCTCGCTGCGGTGAGCGAGACGGTGGCACGGGGCGAGCAAGTGCTGGTATTCCGCAATCGTCGCGGCTATGCACCGGTCCTCCTCTGTCACGCCTGTGGCTGGCACGCCGACTGCCCGCGCTGCGAACGCCCGATGACACTGCATGCCGGGCAACGGCAGTTGCGATGTCACCATTGCGACCGGCACGCGCCAGTGCCGTCGCACTGCCCCGCCTGTGGCGCCGGTGCGCTCTGGCCTCAGGGCCACGGCACCGAGCGACTGGAGGAGGCGCTCGGCGCGCTGTTCCCCGAGGTGCCGGTCAGGCGCATCGACCGGGAGACCACCCGCCGCCGCGATGCCTTCGAGCATCTGCTGGACGAGCTGCGGCAGGACGGCCCGGCGATCCTGGTCGGTACGCAGATGCTGGCCAAGGGGCACGACCTTCCCCGGCTGACGCTGGTCGCCATCGTCAGCATCGACGAAGGGTTGCACAGCGTGGATTTCCGGGCCGGCGAACGGCTCGCCCAACTGCTCGTGCAGGTCGCCGGGCGGGCGGGGCGGGCCGATCGCACCGGTCGCGTGCTGCTGCAGACCCATCATCCCGAGCATCCGTTGCTGCGCACCCTGCTCGCCTCGGGCTACGGAACGGCGGCGGAAACCCTGCTGGCCGAGCGCGAGGCGGTGCAACTGCCTCCTTGCAGCCATCAGATCCTGCTCCGCGCCGACGCGCACCATCGCGCCGACGTGGACACCTTCCTGGCCGCTGCGGCCGCGGCGCTGCCGAACGATCCGGAAGTCCAACTGGCCGGGCCGATGCCGGCGCCGATGCCGTTGCGTGCTGGCCGGCATCGCGGCCAATTGCTGCTGGAATCCTCCAGTCGTGCCCGGCTGCATTCGGTCGCACGGCCGTGGCGGCTCCAGCTCGGCGCCCTGCCGTCATCGCGGCGGGTACGCTGGTCGCTGGACGTCGACCCCATCGACCTCTACTGA
- the tal gene encoding transaldolase has product MASQLEQLRQYTTVVADTGDIEAIARYKPVDATTNPSLLLKAASILAYASLLDEAVAFAKGRGNDREQQIADAGDHLAVAVGRKILDLVPGRVSTEVDARLSFDTDATIAKAERLIGLYEDAGVKRDRILIKVASTWAGIRAAEQLERRGIQCNLTLLFSFEQAVACAEAGVFLISPFVGRIYDWYVANTDANDFEPHEDPGVKSVRRIYDWYKRHGFETVVMGASFRNTGQIRALAGCDRLTISPELLEKLDSCHDPLPRALEDDGQKATPPDPLSEPAFRWGHNEDPMATDKLADGIRKFAADQLKLEKLLTAKL; this is encoded by the coding sequence ATGGCATCGCAGCTCGAACAACTTCGCCAGTACACCACCGTGGTTGCCGACACCGGTGACATCGAGGCCATCGCCCGCTACAAGCCGGTCGACGCCACGACCAATCCCTCGCTGCTGCTCAAGGCCGCCAGCATCCTGGCCTACGCTTCCCTGCTCGACGAAGCCGTGGCGTTCGCCAAGGGGCGCGGAAACGACCGCGAGCAGCAGATTGCCGATGCCGGCGACCACCTCGCCGTCGCGGTAGGGCGCAAGATCCTGGATCTGGTGCCGGGCCGCGTTTCCACCGAGGTGGACGCACGCCTGTCCTTCGATACCGACGCAACCATCGCCAAGGCCGAGCGGCTGATCGGCCTGTACGAAGATGCCGGGGTGAAGCGCGACCGGATCCTGATCAAGGTCGCATCCACCTGGGCCGGCATCCGCGCCGCCGAGCAACTGGAGCGCCGCGGCATCCAGTGCAACCTGACCCTGCTGTTCTCGTTCGAACAGGCGGTGGCCTGCGCCGAGGCCGGGGTGTTCCTGATCTCGCCGTTCGTCGGCCGTATCTACGACTGGTACGTCGCCAACACCGACGCGAACGACTTCGAGCCGCACGAAGACCCCGGCGTGAAGTCGGTGCGGCGCATCTACGACTGGTACAAGCGCCACGGTTTCGAGACGGTGGTGATGGGCGCCAGCTTCCGCAACACCGGGCAGATCCGCGCGCTGGCCGGCTGCGACCGGCTCACCATCAGCCCGGAGCTGCTGGAGAAGCTCGACTCCTGCCACGATCCCCTGCCGCGCGCACTCGAGGACGACGGGCAAAAGGCAACGCCGCCCGATCCCCTCAGCGAACCGGCTTTCCGTTGGGGCCACAACGAGGACCCCATGGCCACGGACAAGCTGGCTGACGGCATCCGCAAGTTCGCCGCCGATCAGCTCAAGCTGGAAAAGCTGCTTACCGCCAAGCTCTGA
- the rpoH gene encoding RNA polymerase sigma factor RpoH: MSQALVTANIPVPSVVGSLDAYISAVHRIPVLSQEEEQALSRRYLEENDLSSARKLVMSHLRFVVHVARGYSGYGLQLGDLIQEGNIGLMKAVKRFDPDQGVRLVSFAVHWIRAEMHEFILKNWRIVKVATTKAQRKLFFNLRKSKKRLGWMNAEEVRTVAKDLGVPEATVREMESRLSGRDVGFEAPVDADEDAKPAPAAFLVDDGADPYDTVSDADQSDNELETLSAALEKLDDRSRDIIQRRWLNDEKATLQDLADEYGVSAERIRQVEANAMKKMRGLFAAAA; the protein is encoded by the coding sequence ATGTCCCAAGCTTTGGTCACCGCCAACATCCCGGTTCCCAGCGTCGTCGGCAGCCTGGATGCCTACATCTCGGCGGTGCACCGCATCCCGGTGCTCAGCCAGGAAGAGGAGCAGGCGCTTTCGCGTCGCTACCTCGAGGAAAACGACCTGTCGTCCGCCCGCAAGCTGGTGATGTCGCACCTGCGTTTCGTCGTGCACGTGGCCCGCGGCTACAGTGGCTACGGCCTGCAGCTGGGTGATCTGATCCAGGAAGGCAACATCGGCCTGATGAAGGCGGTGAAGCGTTTCGATCCGGACCAGGGCGTGCGCCTGGTCAGCTTCGCCGTGCACTGGATCCGTGCCGAGATGCACGAATTCATCCTGAAGAACTGGCGCATCGTGAAGGTCGCCACCACCAAGGCGCAGCGCAAACTGTTCTTCAACCTGCGCAAGAGCAAGAAGCGCCTGGGCTGGATGAACGCCGAGGAAGTGCGGACGGTGGCGAAGGATCTCGGCGTGCCCGAGGCCACGGTGCGCGAAATGGAGTCGCGCCTGTCCGGTCGCGACGTGGGCTTCGAGGCCCCGGTCGATGCCGACGAGGACGCCAAGCCGGCGCCGGCTGCGTTCCTGGTCGACGACGGTGCCGATCCCTACGACACGGTCTCCGATGCAGACCAGTCCGACAACGAACTCGAGACGCTCTCCGCGGCACTGGAGAAGCTGGACGACCGTTCGCGCGACATCATCCAGCGCCGCTGGCTGAATGATGAAAAGGCCACGCTGCAGGATCTGGCTGACGAGTACGGTGTATCGGCCGAGCGCATCCGCCAGGTCGAGGCAAATGCGATGAAGAAGATGCGTGGGCTGTTCGCCGCCGCAGCCTGA
- the ung gene encoding uracil-DNA glycosylase has protein sequence MSGDRVRLEPGWKARIGDYLERPEMQALAAFLREEKRAGKVIYPPGPEIFAAFDHTPFDTVRVVILGQDPYHGPGQAHGLCFSVRPGVRIPPSLDNIFKEIGRDLGLPRPDHGCLTPWADRGVLLLNAVLTVERGVAGSHQGKGWEGFTDAAIDALNRERDGLVFMLWGSYAQRKGRLIDTRRHRVLTAVHPSPLSAHRGFIGCGHFSAANAWLDEHGLAPIDWSLPPRAQLEAASPASRAANAHRAE, from the coding sequence ATGAGCGGTGACCGCGTGCGCCTGGAGCCGGGTTGGAAAGCCCGTATCGGCGACTATCTGGAGCGGCCCGAGATGCAGGCGCTGGCGGCGTTCCTGAGGGAGGAAAAGCGCGCCGGGAAGGTGATCTATCCCCCGGGGCCGGAGATCTTCGCGGCGTTTGACCACACCCCGTTCGACACGGTGCGGGTGGTGATCCTTGGCCAGGATCCGTATCACGGCCCCGGGCAGGCCCACGGCCTGTGCTTCTCGGTGCGTCCCGGAGTGCGGATCCCGCCGTCGCTGGACAACATCTTCAAGGAGATCGGTCGCGACCTCGGGCTGCCGCGGCCGGATCATGGCTGCCTGACCCCGTGGGCCGATCGCGGGGTGCTGCTGCTCAATGCGGTCCTTACGGTCGAGCGCGGCGTGGCCGGTTCGCATCAGGGCAAGGGTTGGGAAGGTTTCACCGACGCCGCGATCGATGCCCTCAACCGGGAGCGCGACGGGCTGGTGTTCATGCTCTGGGGCAGCTACGCCCAGCGCAAGGGGCGGCTGATCGATACCCGGCGCCATCGCGTGCTGACCGCGGTACACCCCTCCCCGCTGTCCGCGCATCGCGGATTCATCGGCTGCGGGCACTTTTCCGCCGCCAACGCCTGGCTGGACGAGCACGGCCTGGCTCCGATCGACTGGTCGCTGCCGCCGAGGGCGCAGCTGGAGGCGGCGAGCCCGGCTTCACGGGCGGCGAACGCGCACCGTGCAGAATGA
- a CDS encoding response regulator, with amino-acid sequence MNTSISSRSIGEAPRVLVVDGSKVVRQLITRVLAAELPAAEVVGCATGEEAQRELQSGAFDFITVALRLPDMDGLELARYVRESAPQAYVPIVVVSGDVDDRLHRRALGEHVTDYFDKSLGFPALGAFIRGYVSPEASATGTVLYVEDSRVVALATRRMMERCGLTVRHVVSVEDAIALLEADRELGWVGADVVLTDVSLKGKLTGGDLLEHIRTEFGYGKGRLPVLVMTGDENPANQAALLKAGANDLVEKPVEESLLITKLLFQLRVAQHMRSLNDPST; translated from the coding sequence ATGAATACCAGCATCAGCAGCCGCAGCATCGGCGAGGCGCCTCGCGTGCTCGTCGTCGACGGCTCCAAAGTGGTTCGCCAGCTGATCACCCGGGTTCTGGCCGCCGAGCTGCCGGCCGCCGAAGTGGTCGGATGTGCCACGGGTGAGGAAGCCCAGCGCGAACTGCAGTCCGGCGCCTTCGATTTCATCACCGTCGCCCTGCGCCTGCCCGACATGGATGGCCTGGAACTGGCGCGCTACGTGCGCGAGTCGGCACCGCAGGCCTACGTTCCGATCGTGGTGGTTTCCGGCGATGTCGACGACCGGTTGCATCGCCGGGCGCTCGGTGAACACGTGACCGACTATTTCGACAAGTCGCTGGGTTTTCCCGCCCTGGGAGCCTTCATCCGCGGCTATGTCAGTCCGGAGGCCTCGGCCACGGGTACCGTGCTTTACGTGGAAGACAGCCGTGTCGTGGCCCTGGCGACCCGCCGCATGATGGAGCGCTGCGGGCTGACCGTGCGCCACGTGGTCAGCGTGGAGGATGCAATCGCGCTGCTCGAGGCCGACCGGGAATTGGGCTGGGTCGGGGCGGACGTCGTGCTTACCGATGTCAGTCTCAAGGGCAAGCTCACGGGCGGCGATCTGCTCGAGCACATCCGCACCGAGTTCGGCTACGGCAAGGGGCGCCTGCCCGTGCTGGTGATGACCGGTGACGAGAATCCCGCCAACCAGGCCGCCCTGCTCAAGGCGGGCGCCAACGATCTGGTCGAGAAGCCGGTCGAGGAAAGCCTGCTGATCACGAAACTGCTGTTCCAGCTGCGCGTAGCCCAGCACATGCGCTCGCTGAACGATCCTTCGACATGA
- the ftsX gene encoding permease-like cell division protein FtsX, translated as MSGRPDVAAEAAVRDARSRRSEARRVGGWAEHHRWSASASLRRLLGRPFGTLMTVTVIGLALALPLAFYLLLGNVQRMGDAMGQRQAVSVFLKPGQGESVAQLLAKDIGERADVAGVVVKTPQQGMDELAAMQGFSGALHALDDNPLPYVLEVMPKDALDAGAVQDLVTALREQRGVDMVQDSGSWRQRLDALLGLGNRIVAVLALLLSLAAVLVVGNTVRVDIAGRVDEIGVLMLVGASRPFVRRPYLYAGIWYGLFGGVVASLVAVAIELSLVAPVERLSAAYAGKLSIGGLPLWLLLATPVAAALLGWVGARLVSAWQLRRVA; from the coding sequence GTGAGCGGTCGTCCCGACGTCGCGGCCGAGGCCGCCGTACGCGATGCGCGCAGCCGACGCAGCGAAGCCCGCCGCGTCGGAGGCTGGGCCGAGCACCATCGCTGGAGCGCTTCGGCGAGCCTGCGCCGATTGCTCGGTCGTCCTTTCGGCACCCTGATGACAGTCACCGTGATCGGCCTGGCGCTGGCTCTGCCACTGGCCTTCTATCTCCTGCTCGGCAACGTGCAGCGGATGGGCGATGCGATGGGGCAACGGCAGGCGGTCAGCGTGTTCCTCAAGCCCGGGCAGGGCGAGTCGGTTGCGCAACTGCTGGCCAAGGATATCGGCGAACGGGCGGATGTCGCCGGGGTGGTGGTCAAGACCCCGCAGCAGGGGATGGACGAACTGGCCGCGATGCAGGGCTTCAGCGGCGCACTGCATGCGCTGGACGACAACCCACTGCCTTACGTCCTCGAGGTCATGCCCAAGGACGCGCTGGACGCCGGCGCGGTGCAGGATCTGGTCACCGCCCTGCGCGAACAGCGCGGTGTCGACATGGTGCAGGACAGCGGAAGCTGGCGTCAGAGGCTGGATGCCCTGCTGGGGTTGGGCAACCGCATCGTCGCCGTGCTCGCCCTGCTGCTCTCGCTGGCGGCCGTGCTGGTGGTGGGCAATACGGTGCGTGTGGATATCGCCGGGCGCGTCGATGAAATCGGCGTGCTGATGCTGGTTGGCGCCAGCCGGCCGTTCGTGCGGCGGCCTTACCTGTATGCGGGGATCTGGTATGGCTTGTTCGGCGGCGTCGTCGCATCGCTGGTGGCAGTGGCCATCGAGCTCTCGCTGGTGGCGCCCGTCGAGCGATTGAGCGCGGCCTATGCCGGCAAGCTCTCGATCGGCGGACTTCCGCTGTGGCTGCTGCTGGCCACGCCGGTCGCCGCAGCGCTGCTCGGCTGGGTCGGCGCGCGGTTGGTCAGCGCCTGGCAGCTGCGGAGGGTCGCCTGA
- the ftsE gene encoding cell division ATP-binding protein FtsE — MIRFDQVSKRYESGHEAISQLSFEVGDGEMAFVTGHSGAGKSTLLKLLALIERPSHGQIHLDGQNLGKVGRGGIPKLRRRIGMVFQDHRLLMDRTVFDNVELPLVIGGLAPAERAKRVRASLEKVGLLAYERQLPDTLSTGEQQRVGIARAIVARPALLIADEPTGNLDPQLAVEIMGLFAEFQQVGTTVLVASHDLPLIKRMKKRVVVLDHGRLVADVPAQEVL; from the coding sequence GTGATCCGCTTTGACCAGGTAAGCAAGCGTTACGAAAGCGGCCACGAGGCCATATCGCAGTTGTCATTCGAGGTGGGCGACGGCGAGATGGCCTTCGTTACCGGGCACTCCGGTGCCGGCAAGAGCACTCTGCTCAAGCTGCTGGCACTGATCGAGCGTCCGTCCCACGGGCAGATCCATCTCGATGGCCAGAACCTGGGCAAGGTCGGCCGCGGGGGGATCCCGAAGCTGCGCCGACGCATCGGCATGGTGTTCCAGGATCACCGGCTGCTGATGGATCGCACCGTTTTCGACAACGTCGAGCTGCCGCTGGTGATCGGTGGGCTGGCACCGGCCGAACGCGCCAAGCGCGTGCGTGCCTCGCTGGAAAAGGTCGGCTTGCTGGCCTACGAGCGCCAGTTGCCCGACACGCTCTCCACTGGCGAGCAACAGCGCGTGGGCATTGCCCGGGCCATCGTGGCGCGCCCTGCGCTGCTGATTGCCGACGAGCCGACCGGTAACCTCGATCCGCAACTGGCAGTGGAGATCATGGGGCTGTTCGCCGAATTCCAGCAGGTCGGCACGACCGTGCTGGTGGCCAGCCATGACCTGCCGCTGATCAAGCGGATGAAAAAGCGGGTAGTCGTGCTCGACCACGGTCGTCTGGTGGCTGACGTGCCTGCGCAGGAGGTGCTGTGA